Proteins from a single region of Octopus bimaculoides isolate UCB-OBI-ISO-001 chromosome 11, ASM119413v2, whole genome shotgun sequence:
- the LOC106876302 gene encoding transmembrane emp24 domain-containing protein 10 gives MEFYSYLFAFLLMFLVPDVYSLMFHLPANQKKCLREEIHKDLLVTGEYELSEAPGQKTNLAVTDSKGHILYSKQDAKKGKFAFTTEEYDVFEICFDNKMIGGGHGADREVSLIMKHGIEARSYDELAKAENLKPLELELRRLEDLSKSIVDDFAYMRNREEEMRDTNGKVLFIFSFIHCYLGCLLFFSFLLTSLSYLWSKFAILYY, from the exons ATGGAGTTTTATTCGTATCTCTTTGCATTTCTGCTTATGTTCCTTGTTCCAGATGTATACAGCTTAATGTTTCATCTACCTGCAAACCAGAAAAAATGTCTTCGAGAAGAAATTCACAAGGATTTATTGGTAACTGGAGAATATGAGCTGTCAGAGGCACCCGGACAGAAAACAAATTTGGCA gttACAGATTCAAAAGGACATATATTATATTCTAAACAAGAtgcaaaaaaaggaaaatttgcTTTCACAACAGAAGAATATGATGTATTTGAAATTTGCTTTGATAATAAAATGATAGGCG GTGGTCATGGTGCTGATCGGGAAGTTTCTTTGATAATGAAGCATGGCATTGAAGCTAGAAGCTATGATGAG CTTGCAAAAGCTGAAAACTTAAAACCTCTGGAACTTGAACTACGGCGGCTGGAAGATTTGTCCAAGTCAATTGTTGATGATTTTGCATACATGAGGAATCGAGAAGAGGAGATGAGAGATACCAATggtaaagttttatttattttttcttttattcactgtTACTTAGggtgtttacttttcttttcttttttattaacgtCATTGTCTTACCTTTGGTCAAAGTTTGCAATACTTTATTACTGA